One genomic region from Rhizobium rosettiformans encodes:
- a CDS encoding AAA family ATPase, protein MRLRRLDLSRYGKFTDHSIDFGAARPGTPDLHIIYGLNEAGKSTTFAAFLDLLYGIGERSPYNFLHPYNTMKIGGCLEFDGAEHEVARLKQRSGSLVDERGQALNEALLLGALGGIGRDAYRTMFSLDDQSLKDGGNAIIQSKGELGELLFSASSGLAGLSKSLAAAADEANQIYKKRSSSTKLAELKRALDTLKVERNTIDTLASTYAGLKTGHDQADMAYRTATRELGEAQARYQELMRLLNALPAQRELTRLNGELAALGDVPRPPSEWFNLLPKLLQDEIRLSAVVEIADRSTRQLVEEIEEIVLDDKAATIAAHMDMLDQGRARYLAAEADLPKRRLALAEQEGVLARLLSDLEQAKHPDPAALLLPASLVGTLRDLIEERSGVDAKRTAAERELMRSRENLERLRAENKSAGIASHINHAHLSRLEAAHAQLTGSDLPARLVMEERNLAEYRRSYENTIAQLAPWTGDVEVLKRTASAEPRQIELWRSQAVAIERRIFDQEGRIRDLEVELAQTKARLATCASDAMLDDGEAAKLRAERDAAWQTHLASLDAASAKFFEARMLRDDAISASRLSRAKELAELRHMRQSEAAANTALERQLALLAEAQDEHDKLVQKIKALLPEVISHDFSASEGLVTLETWMARRAAALAAWHRMNESQEAIEPLRAELKQLVEAVIASLAAAGIEAADPSVAALIQTAAGALSEARAERTARITLEKAVADIERDIRERERDKQEAEVRSDAWHKDWIDTLSRTWFADKAGSIPAVRAILTVVGTLPSVLKERQDLLSRVAAMERDQVQFREAMESLLIECKEQAPTKDIVTAANVLTQRFEAAKLADRLRDGKQAELEKLREKRLGLKEELAIHKARRNEVTRFFAVEGLAEVEALLAQVRERDQLEKRISEVRHQIMDALRMASFDEAATRLSEIEADQLERDSMELERRIEDLAEQSKQLYAERSLAQQKLDAVGGDDAVARIEARRRTLLLEIEDHARRHLILRTGTLAADQALHLYRDRHRSAMMRRASDAFRLITGGNYSALTTQPDRDREILIGVTRDGGSKLADAMSTGTQFQLYLALRLAGYEEFAAIRPPVPFVADDIMESFDNPRSEEVFRLLSEMAKVGQVIYLTHHWHLCEIAQRVVPDVTIHHLN, encoded by the coding sequence ATGCGCCTTCGCCGACTTGATCTCAGCCGCTATGGAAAATTCACCGACCATTCCATCGATTTCGGTGCAGCGCGACCCGGCACACCAGATCTGCATATCATCTACGGACTGAATGAAGCCGGGAAATCGACAACCTTTGCGGCCTTCCTCGATCTGCTCTATGGCATCGGCGAACGCAGCCCTTACAATTTTTTGCATCCCTACAATACGATGAAGATCGGCGGGTGTCTCGAGTTCGATGGGGCTGAGCACGAGGTCGCAAGGCTGAAGCAAAGGAGCGGTAGCCTCGTCGACGAGCGTGGTCAGGCTTTGAATGAGGCACTGCTCCTGGGCGCGCTCGGCGGCATCGGCCGGGACGCCTATCGGACGATGTTCTCACTCGATGACCAGTCCCTCAAGGATGGCGGCAATGCCATCATCCAGAGCAAAGGCGAGCTTGGAGAATTGCTGTTCTCAGCAAGCTCTGGGCTGGCAGGGCTCAGCAAGTCACTGGCAGCGGCGGCCGACGAGGCGAACCAGATCTACAAGAAGCGATCGTCCAGCACCAAGCTTGCCGAACTCAAGAGGGCGCTGGACACACTGAAAGTCGAGCGCAACACGATCGATACTTTGGCGTCGACTTATGCAGGCTTAAAGACAGGCCATGACCAGGCCGATATGGCCTACCGCACGGCAACGAGGGAGCTTGGCGAAGCGCAAGCCAGGTACCAGGAACTGATGCGCCTGCTGAATGCTCTGCCTGCTCAGCGTGAGCTCACCAGGCTGAATGGTGAACTGGCTGCGCTCGGCGACGTTCCCCGCCCGCCTTCTGAATGGTTCAACCTGCTGCCAAAACTGTTGCAGGATGAGATCCGTCTTTCCGCAGTCGTTGAGATCGCCGACAGGTCGACTCGACAACTGGTCGAAGAAATCGAAGAGATTGTCCTGGATGACAAGGCCGCGACCATCGCGGCGCATATGGACATGCTGGATCAAGGGCGCGCACGCTACCTGGCTGCGGAAGCCGACCTGCCCAAGCGCCGGCTTGCCCTGGCAGAGCAGGAAGGTGTCCTTGCCCGGCTTCTCAGCGATCTCGAGCAGGCGAAACACCCGGACCCGGCCGCTCTTCTGTTGCCGGCCTCCTTGGTTGGCACACTGAGGGATCTCATTGAAGAGCGCTCCGGCGTCGATGCGAAGCGCACGGCCGCCGAACGGGAACTCATGCGCTCGCGCGAAAATCTCGAACGTCTCCGGGCAGAAAACAAAAGTGCTGGCATTGCCTCGCATATCAATCACGCCCACCTCAGCCGCCTCGAGGCGGCACACGCGCAACTGACCGGCTCTGATCTTCCAGCCAGGCTTGTCATGGAAGAACGCAATCTCGCTGAATACCGTCGTAGCTACGAAAACACGATTGCGCAGCTGGCACCCTGGACCGGAGACGTGGAGGTGCTCAAGCGCACCGCTTCGGCCGAACCGCGTCAGATCGAACTCTGGCGAAGTCAGGCAGTCGCGATCGAGAGACGCATCTTTGACCAAGAGGGCCGGATCCGCGACCTTGAGGTGGAACTTGCGCAAACAAAGGCGCGGCTTGCGACCTGTGCCAGCGACGCGATGCTGGATGACGGCGAGGCTGCCAAACTTCGCGCCGAACGCGATGCAGCTTGGCAGACCCATCTGGCTTCCTTGGATGCTGCGAGCGCGAAATTCTTTGAAGCCCGGATGCTTCGTGATGACGCCATATCGGCCTCACGATTGTCGCGGGCCAAAGAACTGGCTGAGCTGCGCCACATGCGCCAGAGTGAGGCGGCAGCTAACACGGCGCTGGAGCGACAACTCGCTTTGTTGGCAGAGGCGCAAGACGAGCACGACAAACTCGTACAAAAGATCAAAGCACTCTTGCCCGAGGTTATCAGTCATGACTTCAGCGCCAGCGAGGGCCTGGTCACGCTCGAAACGTGGATGGCACGACGGGCCGCAGCGCTTGCCGCCTGGCACAGGATGAACGAGAGCCAGGAGGCTATCGAGCCGCTACGTGCCGAGCTCAAGCAACTGGTCGAAGCCGTGATTGCCAGTCTTGCTGCAGCCGGCATCGAGGCCGCAGATCCGTCGGTCGCAGCGCTCATCCAGACCGCAGCCGGCGCTCTCTCCGAAGCCCGGGCTGAACGCACGGCGCGGATCACACTTGAGAAGGCGGTCGCCGACATTGAGCGTGACATCAGGGAACGGGAGCGTGACAAACAAGAGGCGGAGGTACGCAGTGACGCCTGGCACAAGGACTGGATCGATACCCTGTCTCGCACATGGTTCGCCGACAAGGCCGGCTCGATCCCGGCAGTCAGAGCGATTCTAACCGTTGTTGGCACCCTCCCCTCTGTCTTGAAAGAGCGACAGGATCTCTTGAGCCGTGTCGCGGCAATGGAGCGTGATCAGGTGCAGTTTCGCGAAGCGATGGAAAGCTTGCTGATCGAATGCAAGGAGCAAGCTCCAACCAAGGATATAGTGACTGCAGCCAATGTACTCACGCAGCGCTTTGAGGCAGCGAAGCTGGCCGACCGGCTTCGTGATGGCAAACAGGCCGAACTCGAAAAGCTAAGGGAGAAGCGGCTTGGCCTCAAGGAGGAGCTGGCAATACACAAAGCGCGCCGAAACGAGGTGACCCGCTTCTTCGCGGTGGAGGGGCTTGCCGAGGTCGAAGCCTTGCTGGCTCAGGTCAGGGAGCGTGATCAACTGGAAAAGCGCATCAGCGAAGTGCGCCACCAGATCATGGACGCGCTGAGAATGGCAAGCTTCGACGAGGCTGCGACACGGCTTAGCGAAATCGAGGCCGACCAGTTGGAACGCGATAGCATGGAGCTGGAGCGACGGATCGAGGATTTGGCCGAGCAATCCAAGCAGCTCTACGCTGAAAGGTCTCTGGCACAGCAAAAGCTGGATGCCGTTGGCGGCGATGACGCGGTCGCTCGCATCGAGGCACGGCGCCGCACCCTCCTTCTTGAAATTGAAGACCATGCCCGCCGCCATCTCATACTTCGCACCGGGACTCTTGCCGCGGACCAGGCGCTGCATCTTTACAGGGATCGACATCGCAGCGCGATGATGCGCCGCGCGTCTGACGCATTTCGGTTGATCACCGGCGGCAATTATTCCGCTCTAACGACCCAGCCGGATCGTGACCGGGAGATCCTGATCGGCGTGACGCGGGATGGCGGCTCAAAATTGGCAGATGCCATGTCCACCGGGACGCAGTTCCAACTCTATCTTGCGCTGCGGTTGGCTGGTTACGAGGAATTTGCGGCGATCCGACCGCCCGTGCCTTTCGTCGCCGACGACATTATGGAGAGCTTCGATAATCCGCGCTCCGAAGAAGTCTTTCGGCTCCTGAGCGAGATGGCGAAGGTTGGGCAGGTCATCTATCTGACCCATCACTGGCATCTGTGCGAGATCGCCCAGCGAGTGGTACCCGACGTGACGATCCACCACCTCAACTGA
- a CDS encoding metallophosphoesterase family protein, with amino-acid sequence MPFRFVHTADIHLDSPLRSLALRNAELAELIGDASRQALTAIIDLCLDEQVDALIIAGDLYDGDQTSMKTARFLAGQLEKLHQAGIRTYLIKGNHDALSKIAKELVLPDTVKIFGGNAEAIEITAGSLPVALHGLSFAKPHAPETLLPRYRPPVLDAVNIGIMHTSLAGSVGHDPYAPCNVIDLHASGFDYWALGHIHQRTHHAGKATVIMPGMPQGRDINEAGPKSVSIVTVADDRTITVEERLTSIAQFQRVEVDLTHVVEWRDAAGAIETALAAERERTASAHLVARLRLTGQTPLAWQVRRDLDLMLAEAEQRGDRIGKTWIEKLELAIDTPQSAPESLAANPVVELGALMREEVTTRSSFRDEVRDMVRELLSDLPAECRDFAGRDEAAFERFVDSLLAEGSIDIAARMMAAERGGN; translated from the coding sequence TTGCCATTCCGCTTCGTCCATACAGCAGACATTCATCTCGATTCGCCCCTCCGCTCGCTGGCTTTGCGCAATGCTGAGCTTGCGGAGCTTATCGGCGATGCGAGCCGTCAAGCGCTGACAGCAATCATCGATCTTTGCCTCGATGAACAGGTCGACGCCTTGATCATCGCAGGCGATCTCTATGACGGCGATCAGACATCGATGAAGACGGCGCGGTTTCTCGCAGGACAGCTGGAAAAACTCCATCAGGCGGGCATCCGCACCTACCTGATCAAGGGCAATCACGATGCTTTGTCAAAGATTGCCAAGGAGTTGGTCCTGCCGGATACGGTCAAGATATTCGGAGGCAATGCTGAGGCGATTGAAATTACCGCTGGGAGCCTGCCGGTCGCACTTCACGGATTGAGCTTCGCCAAGCCACATGCGCCTGAAACGCTACTGCCGAGATACAGACCACCGGTGCTGGATGCGGTGAACATTGGCATCATGCATACCAGTCTTGCAGGATCTGTTGGCCATGACCCCTATGCGCCTTGCAATGTGATCGATCTTCACGCATCCGGCTTCGACTACTGGGCGCTTGGTCACATCCATCAACGCACCCATCATGCCGGGAAAGCCACGGTCATCATGCCGGGCATGCCCCAGGGGCGCGACATCAACGAGGCTGGCCCGAAGTCCGTATCGATTGTGACTGTGGCAGATGATCGAACGATCACAGTGGAGGAGCGGCTGACCAGCATAGCCCAGTTTCAACGTGTCGAGGTCGATCTCACACATGTTGTGGAATGGCGCGATGCGGCCGGAGCAATCGAAACGGCACTGGCGGCCGAGCGTGAGCGAACCGCATCTGCGCACCTCGTTGCCCGGCTGCGGTTGACCGGTCAGACCCCTCTGGCCTGGCAGGTCCGCCGCGACCTCGATCTCATGCTGGCCGAGGCTGAGCAACGTGGAGATCGGATCGGCAAGACCTGGATCGAGAAGCTGGAACTGGCGATTGACACGCCGCAGTCAGCACCCGAAAGCCTTGCGGCCAATCCCGTCGTTGAACTTGGGGCTCTGATGCGCGAGGAAGTGACCACTCGCAGCAGCTTCCGCGACGAAGTGAGGGATATGGTCCGTGAGCTTCTGAGCGACCTTCCGGCCGAATGCCGAGACTTCGCCGGGCGCGACGAAGCCGCCTTCGAGCGTTTCGTGGACAGTCTTCTTGCCGAAGGGTCCATAGATATCGCGGCTAGGATGATGGCGGCCGAGCGAGGAGGCAACTGA
- a CDS encoding transposase encodes MTKKDQHDVETMEMALQAYEEGMPAAQLCRKYGIARSTFYYWLSKTTATGSAQKDRMVALKAENARLKIILAERVLEMILEQADLSTDQKWRKTLTTLLSVDDIDP; translated from the coding sequence ATGACGAAGAAAGATCAACACGACGTCGAAACCATGGAAATGGCGCTGCAGGCGTATGAAGAAGGCATGCCCGCAGCCCAGTTGTGTCGCAAATACGGCATAGCGAGATCGACCTTCTACTATTGGCTGTCAAAGACGACAGCCACGGGCTCTGCTCAGAAAGATCGTATGGTTGCACTTAAAGCTGAAAACGCCAGGCTGAAGATCATCCTGGCTGAGCGTGTTCTTGAAATGATCCTAGAGCAGGCCGATCTCAGCACCGACCAGAAGTGGCGAAAGACCCTGACAACACTTTTGTCTGTTGACGATATCGACCCATGA
- a CDS encoding helix-turn-helix domain-containing protein, translating to MKYETQEIADRLREAREAKQLSQRELSRLAGVPQAQISRIESNSVDLRLSSLVAIASALNLEIALVPRKAVPAIKSITRQTTDRTVIQPPAINKEMQRLQKAVRALQIEAPGLPELDDLRKATAALQRLQIDTRFLGNLRSLRQMIDHARLTEHWKGILDATNSMRALRNQIAQFEPKSEQRSANRPAYSLDEEDDDA from the coding sequence ATGAAATATGAAACCCAGGAGATCGCGGATCGCCTACGCGAAGCCAGAGAAGCAAAACAGCTCAGCCAACGCGAGTTGAGCCGGTTGGCTGGCGTCCCGCAAGCGCAGATTTCGCGGATCGAATCCAACAGCGTTGATCTGCGACTGTCGAGCCTCGTCGCGATCGCCAGCGCATTGAATCTGGAGATCGCCTTGGTACCACGCAAGGCGGTGCCTGCGATCAAATCGATTACGCGTCAGACCACCGATCGCACTGTGATCCAACCGCCCGCGATCAACAAGGAAATGCAGCGATTGCAAAAGGCGGTTCGTGCCCTTCAGATCGAAGCGCCGGGCTTGCCGGAGCTGGATGACCTGCGCAAAGCCACGGCAGCACTCCAGCGTCTCCAGATCGACACGCGGTTTTTGGGCAATCTCCGCTCACTGCGCCAAATGATCGACCACGCCAGACTGACAGAACACTGGAAGGGCATATTAGACGCGACCAACAGCATGCGAGCGCTCCGCAACCAGATCGCCCAATTCGAGCCGAAGAGCGAACAACGCAGCGCCAATCGTCCCGCCTATTCGTTAGATGAGGAGGATGACGATGCCTGA
- a CDS encoding type II toxin-antitoxin system HipA family toxin, with amino-acid sequence MPDLSVLSVRLYGKDIGTITHVGTEKTLFAFNDAYVENRKRPTLGLQFKDSLGDLITDFRPYKIKLMPYFSNLLPEGHLRRYLADRADIHIDREFFLLWVLGQDLPGAITVVPADGEEWPDEAHNILEGEAAKEAAEDAMRFSLAGVQLKFSAVQSARGGLTIPISGVGGNRIVKLPSREFANIPENEFSMMSLARMVGINVPAIGLIDVRSIGNLPDGIERIGQQAFVIERFDRTEDGSVTHIEDFAQVFNVYPEDKYKKASYRNLISVVASESDQDDVAEFIRRLTFNVLIGNGDMHLKNWSLIYPDRRNARLAPAYDFVSTIPYIANDKSALTFSRTKEFTGFTIDELAHLSAKAKLPKKLVLDTAKETVALFMERWETEKANLPMHQDVVEAIDKHLKTLPVVTGKE; translated from the coding sequence ATGCCTGACCTATCTGTTTTGAGTGTGCGCCTCTATGGCAAAGACATCGGCACCATCACCCATGTCGGAACCGAAAAGACGCTCTTTGCCTTCAACGATGCCTATGTCGAAAACCGTAAGAGACCGACCCTCGGCCTGCAGTTCAAGGATAGCCTCGGCGACCTGATCACGGACTTCAGGCCGTATAAAATCAAGCTGATGCCCTATTTCTCGAACCTTTTACCAGAGGGGCATCTGCGCCGGTATCTGGCCGACAGGGCTGACATCCATATCGACCGCGAGTTCTTCCTCTTGTGGGTGCTAGGGCAAGACCTGCCCGGCGCGATCACCGTCGTCCCGGCAGACGGTGAAGAATGGCCGGACGAAGCACATAACATCCTGGAAGGCGAAGCCGCAAAGGAAGCTGCCGAAGATGCCATGCGGTTTTCATTGGCGGGTGTGCAGCTCAAATTCTCGGCGGTTCAAAGCGCCAGGGGTGGCTTGACCATTCCGATCAGCGGCGTCGGCGGCAATCGGATCGTCAAACTCCCCTCTCGCGAGTTTGCCAATATTCCGGAAAACGAGTTCTCGATGATGAGCCTTGCGAGGATGGTCGGGATCAACGTGCCAGCGATCGGGCTGATCGATGTGCGATCGATCGGCAATTTGCCCGATGGTATTGAGAGGATCGGGCAACAGGCCTTCGTCATCGAGCGCTTCGATCGCACTGAAGATGGCAGCGTCACCCATATCGAGGATTTCGCGCAGGTCTTTAACGTCTACCCTGAGGACAAGTACAAGAAAGCCAGTTACCGCAATCTGATATCGGTGGTCGCGTCTGAATCCGATCAGGATGATGTCGCCGAATTCATTCGCCGCCTGACATTCAATGTCCTGATCGGCAATGGCGACATGCATCTGAAAAACTGGTCGCTGATCTATCCTGATCGACGAAACGCCCGCCTTGCTCCCGCTTATGACTTCGTGTCCACGATCCCATATATCGCCAATGACAAGTCCGCGCTGACCTTCAGCCGGACGAAGGAGTTTACCGGGTTCACAATAGACGAGCTGGCCCACCTGTCTGCGAAAGCGAAGCTTCCCAAGAAACTCGTCCTTGATACAGCCAAGGAAACCGTCGCACTCTTCATGGAGCGATGGGAGACCGAAAAGGCCAACCTTCCTATGCACCAAGATGTTGTCGAGGCCATCGACAAGCATCTTAAGACCTTGCCTGTCGTCACCGGCAAAGAGTGA
- a CDS encoding ArdC family protein, translating to MSKSSSSKFDVHQEVTNRIVDALEHAGEFQLPWIGNTATSFARPVNVASRKPYNGVNIVSLWVAAQASDYPSNVWGTYRQWLEAGCQVRRQEKSSLVVFYKTFDVEQVNDQTGEDEPAERKVLRASWVFNAAQVDGFPLDQVDIPYLPAFDPIARAEAFVTATGAVIEEGGDKACYVPSADIIRMPERRRFMGTATTSAAEGFYSTLCHELTHWSGSKARLSRDLSGRFGTEAYAMEELVAELGAAFLCSDLGLVPEPRLDHAQYIKHWLTVMKSDKKAVFTAASKASEASNWLMSLAAKHRDIEDGA from the coding sequence ATGTCGAAATCATCGTCATCCAAATTCGATGTCCATCAGGAAGTCACCAACCGCATCGTCGATGCCCTCGAACATGCAGGCGAGTTCCAGCTCCCCTGGATCGGCAACACAGCGACAAGCTTTGCACGTCCCGTCAATGTCGCATCGCGCAAGCCTTATAACGGCGTGAACATTGTCAGTCTCTGGGTCGCGGCCCAGGCTTCTGACTATCCCTCCAATGTCTGGGGCACATACCGCCAGTGGCTGGAGGCGGGTTGCCAGGTGCGGAGGCAAGAGAAATCCTCCCTCGTCGTCTTCTACAAGACTTTCGACGTCGAGCAGGTCAATGACCAGACCGGCGAGGACGAGCCGGCCGAACGTAAGGTTCTGCGTGCCAGCTGGGTCTTCAACGCCGCCCAGGTGGATGGCTTTCCGCTTGATCAAGTTGATATCCCGTATCTGCCCGCATTCGATCCGATCGCTCGCGCCGAAGCCTTCGTTACGGCAACCGGTGCCGTCATCGAGGAGGGGGGTGACAAGGCCTGCTATGTTCCCTCGGCTGATATCATCCGGATGCCGGAGCGTCGCCGCTTTATGGGCACGGCCACCACAAGCGCCGCCGAAGGTTTCTACAGCACACTCTGCCATGAACTCACCCACTGGTCGGGCTCGAAAGCACGCCTTTCACGCGATCTTTCTGGCAGATTTGGCACTGAAGCCTATGCCATGGAAGAGCTTGTCGCCGAACTGGGGGCTGCCTTCCTATGCAGCGATCTCGGTCTGGTGCCCGAGCCGCGTCTCGATCATGCCCAGTACATCAAGCACTGGTTGACGGTGATGAAGTCCGACAAGAAGGCGGTGTTCACCGCAGCGTCGAAAGCCTCCGAGGCGAGTAATTGGTTGATGTCTTTGGCTGCCAAGCATCGCGACATCGAGGATGGGGCGTGA
- a CDS encoding DeoR/GlpR family DNA-binding transcription regulator, producing MPPSTRQREILRLLDREGTVALSTLARKLGVSLETIRRDLKPLANGGSLIRMHGAVSLTSMVGEAPFERRMRENSEAKRAIAASVAATIRDGDSIMMDTGTTTSFLARELLGHRRLTVVTNSSDIARTLATVNDNKVYMAGGELRSDNGAAFGSTAIDFISRFSVTHAIISTGAVNATGMMDYDLDEAEFARTVITRGRRTLVVTDQSKFGREGLVRVCGFEAIAELATDVQPPPDIAEAMAAAGTCLLLA from the coding sequence ATGCCCCCTTCAACACGGCAGCGAGAGATCTTGCGTCTTCTGGATCGCGAGGGAACCGTGGCGCTTTCGACCCTCGCGCGCAAACTCGGTGTATCACTGGAGACCATCCGGCGGGACCTCAAGCCGTTGGCAAATGGTGGCAGTCTGATCAGGATGCATGGCGCAGTGAGCCTCACTTCCATGGTCGGCGAGGCGCCGTTCGAACGTCGGATGCGTGAAAACAGCGAGGCCAAACGGGCGATAGCCGCCTCAGTTGCAGCGACTATCCGCGACGGTGACTCGATCATGATGGACACAGGCACGACAACGAGCTTCCTGGCGCGGGAGCTCCTGGGTCACCGGCGTCTGACTGTCGTGACAAACTCTTCCGACATTGCGCGCACGCTTGCCACCGTGAACGACAACAAAGTCTACATGGCAGGTGGGGAGTTGCGCAGCGACAATGGGGCGGCGTTCGGGAGTACGGCTATCGATTTCATCAGCCGATTTTCCGTGACCCACGCGATCATCTCGACAGGTGCCGTCAATGCAACGGGGATGATGGATTACGATCTGGATGAGGCGGAATTTGCCCGCACGGTTATCACGCGCGGTCGACGCACGCTGGTTGTGACGGACCAGAGCAAGTTCGGTCGCGAGGGCCTGGTCCGTGTCTGTGGCTTCGAGGCGATCGCCGAGCTTGCGACTGATGTACAGCCTCCACCGGACATTGCCGAGGCCATGGCGGCCGCGGGCACCTGTCTGTTGCTTGCCTGA
- a CDS encoding vanadium-dependent haloperoxidase, whose amino-acid sequence MLVLPDVDEPAGLNAFPVLYWNHAGLQLNRITHSLRGPQGGPTMSSRALGLLHLAMHDAFFGALGHDEQSSPATWLRDVNRPPLDRSIQATEANANAALTAAAITILERLYCAPGEVCDAASNALRDAMRNFKSPFGVALEAGSPAHHYGVTIAEKVHSALAVLPGEPGADQGDYRPRGGRYHFDDEPLNPVRLADVDPRDASKGQKAQRVYHGPFYGATVKTFAATDPNGHRIADWPRPPDPEYIAALEEVQRLGGAPLLNTTHRTADETVAAYFWAYDGANLIGTPPRLYNQILRHIAWSRSDASLSDFDRSKEFVRLFALANVAMADAGKFAWAEKYRHDLWRPLSGIRQHDASAFASETGSAMVTPPADPFWLALGAPETNSDRLSFKPPFPAYPSGHATFGAACFQMARLYYASNGTATVDRNGVDDIGFTFVSEEMNGVSRDLHQPYDPSSPIEDQPGLVRTYVKRNFPSLWHAIWENAFSRIWLGVHWRFDAFDYQDTGRGPDADGRERYKDPADVGYSHVWTAKRKAGDPLPIGGVPLGLGIANDIFDSGMRQQAEEMPKARSTPQQSKITDTTY is encoded by the coding sequence ATGCTTGTTCTACCTGATGTCGACGAACCTGCCGGGCTTAACGCATTTCCCGTCCTGTACTGGAATCATGCCGGCCTTCAATTGAATCGTATCACGCATTCGCTTCGCGGCCCCCAAGGTGGCCCTACCATGAGCTCTCGAGCCCTGGGACTCCTTCATCTTGCCATGCACGACGCTTTCTTCGGCGCTCTAGGCCATGACGAACAGTCGTCTCCGGCAACCTGGTTGCGAGACGTCAATCGTCCGCCACTTGACCGTTCCATCCAGGCAACGGAAGCAAATGCCAATGCAGCCCTTACCGCTGCCGCCATTACAATCCTTGAGCGACTATATTGTGCTCCGGGCGAGGTTTGTGACGCGGCAAGCAATGCGCTGCGCGACGCGATGCGCAACTTCAAGAGCCCATTCGGTGTGGCTCTTGAAGCAGGATCGCCAGCGCATCACTATGGCGTGACCATTGCCGAGAAAGTCCACTCAGCACTTGCGGTATTGCCAGGCGAGCCGGGCGCCGATCAGGGCGACTACCGGCCCCGGGGAGGTCGCTATCACTTCGATGACGAGCCGCTCAACCCTGTCCGCCTTGCGGACGTCGATCCTCGAGACGCTTCAAAAGGACAAAAGGCACAGCGTGTCTACCACGGGCCCTTTTACGGCGCGACCGTGAAAACATTTGCGGCGACCGATCCGAATGGCCACCGGATCGCAGACTGGCCAAGACCACCGGACCCAGAATACATAGCAGCACTCGAGGAGGTGCAGCGGCTTGGTGGCGCACCGCTCTTGAACACAACGCATCGGACGGCAGACGAGACCGTGGCGGCCTATTTCTGGGCTTATGATGGTGCCAATCTCATCGGAACACCTCCGCGTCTTTACAATCAGATCCTGCGCCATATCGCCTGGTCGAGGAGCGATGCCTCGCTGAGCGACTTCGATCGAAGCAAAGAGTTCGTCCGGCTGTTTGCGCTTGCCAATGTGGCGATGGCGGATGCAGGGAAATTCGCCTGGGCCGAAAAATACCGCCACGATCTCTGGCGCCCATTGTCTGGCATTCGCCAACACGACGCAAGTGCATTCGCCTCTGAGACCGGAAGCGCAATGGTGACGCCGCCTGCCGATCCGTTCTGGCTTGCACTTGGTGCGCCAGAAACAAACTCCGACCGTCTGAGCTTCAAACCACCCTTCCCCGCCTATCCCTCAGGCCATGCGACTTTCGGCGCAGCATGCTTTCAGATGGCACGGCTCTACTACGCCTCGAACGGGACGGCCACTGTTGACAGAAATGGGGTCGACGACATCGGTTTCACATTTGTGTCGGAGGAGATGAACGGCGTAAGCCGCGACTTGCATCAGCCTTACGACCCTTCGTCGCCGATCGAGGACCAGCCAGGGCTTGTTCGGACCTATGTGAAACGCAACTTCCCGTCCCTCTGGCATGCAATATGGGAAAATGCCTTCAGCCGGATTTGGCTCGGTGTCCACTGGCGTTTCGACGCCTTTGACTATCAAGATACAGGAAGGGGTCCCGATGCCGACGGGCGCGAGCGCTACAAGGACCCTGCCGATGTCGGCTACTCGCATGTCTGGACTGCAAAGCGCAAGGCCGGCGACCCGCTGCCGATCGGCGGCGTCCCCTTGGGCCTCGGCATCGCCAATGACATTTTTGATAGCGGCATGCGACAGCAAGCGGAGGAGATGCCGAAAGCACGCTCGACACCTCAACAAAGCAAGATCACGGACACCACCTACTGA